The proteins below come from a single Rosa rugosa chromosome 2, drRosRugo1.1, whole genome shotgun sequence genomic window:
- the LOC133732509 gene encoding receptor-like protein EIX2 — MDSSANSPNPVYHLNVALCFLLLFLASSCLNTSKLCLGDGLPVVKCIDKERSALLIFKADLIDASGRLSSWEGQNCCQWKGISCNNRTGHVEKMDLCNTSPAPSIDAEDRELEAYYESFLGGKINPSLLSLKYMSYLDLSSNDFQGLQIPKFFGQLKSLKYLNVSSSSFEGQIPPHLGNLSYLNYLDLSGNYLLKISSINLNWLSHLSSLKYLSLNELVDLSNAGASWLHVVNMLPSMLELHLSRCNIESLPLSLHTMNLTSLLILDMSFNDFKSPFPKWVFNLTSLRELHLAKNSFSGPFPNDFVNLKSLEELDLSLNGLHGRIPKFFGNLCNLKTLILAGNAFDQGIPEFLDGLSGCANNKLESLDLSSNKLVGELPASLGMLPHLQYLNLFDNHLNGSIPESLGRLSELVHLDLSGNSLVGFLTEAHFIDLAKLKYIALGNISTPNLLPFIIFNVAYEWVPPFKLDTIAITNCQVGPAFSLWLLSQTELVYVTLSNTGISDSIPEEWFVKISSQLQYLDLGYNQIRGKLPVQLIVPNLVTLDLRHNQFHGSLPLWLCKEASYLNLVSNSFSGPIPLTFDQHFPKLQQLHLYENYLNGTIPSSVCNMQKLLIFSLRSNNISGEFPQAWSMWGDIYTVDVGDNHLSGNIPSSMGIPSSLYMLSMKNNKFDGEIPMALGNCTNLRSIDLGGNRFTGNLPSWIGTNVSKVFILRLPSNYLSGHIPQQLCNLGYLHLLDLGHNHLSGTIPKCLNNMTALTDVKFNAYALYHAYEQQIMVTKGREFQYNKTLRWVKSIDLSSNSLEGEIPEKICSLFALVILNLSMNHLSGNIPSKIGNLRSLEFLDLSVNHLSGRIPQSISSLTYLSHLNLSYNELSGRIPLGNQLQALDDSTNIYGGNPSLCGVPLLNRCSGDDTPPQPTFPRGKRHEDDKKFGFYVSAVLGFIIGFWGVCGTLLIKKSWRYAYFQFFDSIYDKVAVSVALKMAYFQRKI; from the coding sequence ATGGATAGTTCTGCAAACTCTCCCAACCCTGTCTATCATCTCAATGTTGCTCTCTGTTTCCTCCTTTTGTTTTTAGCCTCTTCATGCCTAAACACTAGTAAACTCTGCTTGGGAGATGGCCTTCCAGTTGTGAAATGCATCGACAAAGAGAGAAGCGCGCTTCTCATCTTTAAGGCAGATCTTATCGATGCTTCGGGTAGGCTTTCCTCTTGGGAGGGTCAAAATTGTTGTCAATGGAAAGGGATTTCATGCAACAACCGCACCGGTCATGTTGAAAAGATGGACCTCTGCAATACAAGTCCAGCTCCATCTATTGATGCTGAAGACCGGGAGTTGGAGGCTTATTATGAGTCCTTTTTGGGGGGTAAGATAAATCCTTCTTTGCTTAGCTTGAAATATATGAGTTACTTAGACTTGAGCTCGAATGACTTTCAAGGGCTTCAAATTCCTAAGTTCTTTGGTCAGCTTAAAAGTCTGAAGTATCTCAATGTCTCATCTTCATCTTTTGAGGGACAGATTCCACCTCATCTTGGTAACCTATCATACTTGAACTATCTTGACCTTAGCGGTAACTATTTATTGAAAATTTCTTCCATAAATTTGAATTGGCTTTCTCATCTCTCCTCTCTAAAATACCTCAGTTTGAATGAATTAGTGGACCTTAGCAATGCAGGAGCCAGTTGGCTACATGTTGTTAACATGCTTCCTTCCATGCTAGAGTTACACTTGTCTAGATGCAACATTGAAAGCCTTCCACTTTCACTTCACACCATGAAcctcacatcacttttgatcCTTGATATGTCATTCAATGATTTTAAGTCTCCATTTCCAAAGTGGGTCTTTAATCTAACTAGCCTCAGAGAACTTCACTTGGCCAAGAATTCTTTCAGCGGTCCCTTTCCCAATGATTTCGTTAACCTGAAATCATTGGAAGAACTTGATTTATCTCTTAATGGCCTTCACGGTCGAATTCCCAAATTCTTTGGAAATCTCTGCAACCTAAAGACCTTAATTCTTGCGGGAAACGCATTTGATCAGGGTATTCCAGAGTTTTTGGATGGTTTATCAGGTTGTGCAAATAATAAGTTGGAGTCACTAGACTTGTCTAGTAATAAGCTGGTAGGCGAATTGCCTGCCTCCTTAGGGATGCTCCCCCATTTGCAGTACCTTAACCTCTTCGACAATCATTTGAATGGATCCATCCCGGAAAGTTTGGGACGACTCTCTGAGCTAGTTCATCTAGACCTGTCGGGCAACTCATTGGTAGGCTTTTTAACTGAAGCCCATTTCATAGATCTTGCGAAGTTAAAATACATTGCGCTGGGCAATATCAGTACCCCCAACCTTCTACCTTTCATCATTTTCAATGTGGCTTATGAGTGGGTTCCTCCTTTCAAGCTTGACACCATTGCCATCACGAACTGTCAAGTAGGTCCTGCCTTTTCACTATGGCTTCTATCTCAAACTGAACTAGTATATGTCACTCTAAGCAATACAGGCATCTCGGATTCCATACCAGAGGAATGGTTCGTGAAAATATCTTCCCAACTCCAATATTTGGATTTAGGTTACAACCAAATTCGTGGAAAGCTTCCAGTCCAACTGATAGTTCCAAATTTAGTGACTCTAGATTTGAGACATAATCAATTCCACGGCTCACTCCCGCTTTGGTTGTGTAAGGAGGCTTCCTACCTAAATCTTGTTAGCAATTCATTTTCCGGGCCAATTCCGTTAACTTTTGACCAACATTTTCCAAAATTGCAACAACTGCATCTCTATGAAAATTATTTGAATGGCACGATTCCATCCTCTGTTTGCAATATGcagaagttgttaatcttttcTCTAAGAAGCAACAACATTTCTGGAGAATTTCCTCAAGCATGGAGTATGTGGGGTGACATATACACTGTAGATGTTGGAGACAATCATCTCTCAGGAAATATTCCCAGTTCAATGGGTATCCCAAGTTCACTTTACATGTTGTCGATGAAGAACAACAAATTCGATGGTGAAATCCCGATGGCCTTGGGAAATTGCACCAACCTGAGGAGTATTGATCTTGGTGGTAATAGATTTACTGGAAACCTACCTTCATGGATAGGAACAAATGTATCCAAGGTGTTCATCTTACGACTGCCATCCAATTATCTAAGTGGACATATTCCCCAGCAATTGTGCAATCTTGGCTACCTTCACCTCCTAGATCTTGGTCATAACCACCTCTCAGGTACTATACCAAAGTGTTTGAATAATATGACTGCTCTAACAGATGTCAAGTTCAATGCTTATGCCTTATATCATGCGTATGAACAACAAATAATGGTGACCAAAGGAAGAGAATTCCAATATAACAAGACTCTGAGGTGGGTAAAAAGCATAGATCTTTCCTCAAATAGTTTGGAAGGTGAAATCCCTGAAAAAATATGCAGTCTCTTCGCATTGGTTATCTTGAACTTGTCGATGAATCATCTAAGTGGAAATATTCCCTCGAAAATTGGAAACTTGCGGTCGCTCGAATTCCTTGATCTCTCAGTCAACCACCTTTCGGGACGAATTCCTCAAAGTATTTCATCTTTAACCTATTTGTCTCACTTGAATTTGTCTTACAACGAATTGAGCGGAAGAATTCCTTTGGGCAACCAACTTCAAGCACTTGATGATTCAACCAATATTTATGGGGGCAACCCATCACTTTGTGGGGTTCCCCTTTTAAATAGGTGCTCAGGAGATGACACAcctccacaacccacttttcctCGGGGGAAAAGACATGAAGATGATAAAAAGTTTGGTTTTTACGTCAGCGCAGTGCTTGGCTTTATCATAGGCTTTTGGGGTGTTTGTGGCACATTACTCATAAAGAAGTCGTGGAGGTATGCCTACTTTCAATTCTTTGATAGCATCTACGATAAGGTAGCGGTGTCAGTTGCATTGAAAATGGCTTATTTCCAAAGGAAAATTtga
- the LOC133731136 gene encoding receptor-like protein EIX1: MESFFFAHCLHFWFLATFYLRTIDFCFCSSDGVPRSVRSVCMEEERQALLSFRHDLADPSGRLSSWIGYECCQWKGISCNNLTGHVVKMDLSNAYCSISYEEWELWDEVACRRSLLRGEINPSFLSLKHLDYLDLSCNDFKLPLFIGQLKSLRYLNLSAFSSSEGVIPESIYRELGSLKDLEELDLSINGFEGQVPRLTRNLPNNNFVGGLQELLDGCVGCTNDKLVSVDLSLNRLNCKFPASLGMLHSVQHDKLGNSYIEEKSVVWRIPSSMESVEQYTGLKSIDLGSNRFTGNLPSKISDELLILRLRSNYFSGHIPHGLCLLPILHVLDLGDNNFSGTIPKCFNGMYSLVESFSNVSHYDSYVEQITSMSKGTELIYNTTLFFVNIIDLSSNNLEGKIPEEVSSLVELGTLNLSRNHLSGQIPSKIGNLRWLETLDLSHNQLSGPIPQSLSSLISLSHLNLSYNNLAGRIPSNTQLTTLDDSSIYEANPLLCGVPLATKCLGDSTPAALDGKDNKDEDDNEKLGFYGSIVLGFIIGFWGVCGTLVVKNS; encoded by the exons ATGGAAAGCTTCTTTTTTGCTCACTGTTTGCACTTTTggtttttggccactttttaTCTACGAACTATTGATTTCTGTTTCTGTTCGAGTGATGGAGTTCCCCGCAGTGTGAGATCAGTATGCATGGAGGAAGAGAGACAAGCGCTTCTCAGCTTCAGACACGATCTTGCAGATCCTTCCGGTAGGCTTTCTTCTTGGATTGGTTACGAGTGCTGTCAATGGAAAGGAATTTCATGCAACAACCTCACTGGTCATGTTGTGAAAATGGACCTCAGTAACGCATACTGTTCCATTTCCTATGAGGAGTGGGAACTGTGGGATGAGGTGGCTTGCAGAAGGTCTCTTTTGAGGGGTGAGATAAATCCTTCATTTCTCAGCTTGAAACATTTAGATTACCTAGACCTAAGTTGCAATGATTTCAAACTTCCTCTTTTCATAGGCCAGCTTAAAAGTTTGAGGTATCTCAATCTCTCTGCCTTTTCATCATCTGAGGGAGTGATTCCCGAGTCAATTT ATAGGGAATTGGGAAGCCTCAAAGATCTGGAAGAGCTTGATTTATCTATTAATGGCTTCGAAGGTCAAGTTCCGAGACTCACTAGAAATCTTCCGAATAACAATTTTGTTGGGGGGCTTCAGGAGCTGTTGGATGGTTGTGTAGGATGTACAAATGATAAACTAGTGTCAGTAGATTTGTCTTTGAATAGGCTAAACTGCAAATTTCCTGCTTCACTGGGGATGCT CCACTCTGTGCAACATGACAAACTAGGCAATTCTTACATTGAGGAGAAATCAGTTGTCTGGAGAATTCCCTCAAGCATGGAGTCTGTGGAGCAATATACTG GATTGAAGAGTATCGATCTTGGAAGCAACCGATTCACTGGAAACCTACCTTCAAAAATTTCTGATGAATTGTTAATCCTACGGCTACGATCCAACTATTTCAGTGGGCATATACCCCATGGGTTGTGCCTTCTTCCCATTCTTCATGTCTTAGACCTTGGTGACAACAACTTTTCAGGGACTATTCCCAAGTGTTTTAATGGAATGTATTCCTTGGTTGAAAGTTTTTCCAATGTGAGTCACTATGATAGTTACGTTGAGCAAATCACATCGATGTCAAAAGGAACAGAACTGATATACAACACGACTCTATTTTTCGTCAACATCATTGATCTTTCGTCAAACAATTTAGAAGGCAAAATCCCTGAAGAAGTAAGTAGCCTCGTTGAATTGGGTACCTTGAACTTGTCAAGAAATCATTTAAGCGGACAGATTCCCTCGAAGATTGGAAATTTGCGATGGTTGGAAACTCTTGATCTCTCACATAATCAACTCTCGGGACCGATTCCTCAAAGTTTGTCTTCTTTAATCTCCTTGTCTCACTTGAATTTGTCCTATAACAACTTGGCCGGAAGAATTCCCTCGAACACACAACTTACTACACTTGATGATTCATCAATATACGAAGCCAATCCATTATTGTGTGGGGTTCCTCTTGCAACCAAGTGCTTGGGAGATAGCACACCTGCTGCTCTGGATGGGAAAGACAACAAAGATGAAGATGACAATGAAAAGCTTGGTTTCTATGGTAGCATCGTACTCGGCTTTATCATAGGCTTTTGGGGTGTTTGTGGCACATTGGTTGTCAAGAATTCATGA